One stretch of Kwoniella newhampshirensis strain CBS 13917 chromosome 5, whole genome shotgun sequence DNA includes these proteins:
- a CDS encoding ATP-dependent Clp endopeptidase, proteolytic subunit ClpP has translation MSRISSILRTTTAPLAGPSRLTRRAYGFLPHGSNTSISATAFGSESGSNPVIRDALVPIVVEQTARGERSYDIYSRLLRERVIFLGPVNSADSTLLTAQLLFLEAEDPKRPINLYINSPGGVVTSGLAIYDTMQYISPPVHTFCMGQAASMGSLLLAGGEKGHRYALKNSSVMIHQPSGGAQGQASDIALHAKEILRIRSALTDIYADHCTRPNEEKDHARDRFEKALERDYFMTAEEAVEFGIVDKIVTTRSREVAGSEEAKGKEER, from the exons ATGTCCCGCATCTCATCAATTTTACGGACGACCACGGCACCTCTCGCAGGTCCATCAAGACTCACCAGACGGGCTTACGGTTTCTTACCTCATGGGTCCAATACCTCTATTTCTGCAACAGCATTCGGCTCCGAGTCTGGGTCAAATCCAGTGATCAGAGATGCACTGGTACCGATAGTCGTGGAGCAGACT GCTAGAGGGGAGAGAAGCTATGATATCTACTCGAGATTGTTGAGAGAACGAGTGATCTTCCTTGGACCG GTCAACTCGGCCGACTCGACACTCCTCACTGCGCAACTATTATTCCTAGAAGCCGAAGATCCCAAGCGACCCATCAATCTCTATATCAATTCGCCGGGCGGAGTAGTCACTTCCGGTCTTGCGATATACGACACGATGCAATAtatctctcctcctgttcACACGTTCTGTATGGGACAAGCGGCAAGTATGGGAAGTCTCTTATTGGCAgggggagagaaaggtcaTCGGTATGCATTGAAGAATAGCAGTGTCATGATACATC AACCATCCGGCGGAGCGCAAGGTCAAGCCTCCGACATAGCTCTTCACGCCAAAGAAATCCTTCGAATCCGTTCAGCCCTCACAGACATCTATGCAGATCACTGTACTCGACCGAATGAAGAAAAGGACCATGCGAGAGATAGGTTCGAGAAGGCTTTGGAGAGAGATTACTTCATGACAGCGGAGGAGGCTGTCGAATTTGGGATCGTGGATAAGATCGTGACGACCAGGAGTAGGGAGGTGGCGGGATCGGAAGAGGCTaagggcaaggaggagagatga